One Comamonas odontotermitis genomic window, AATCCGCGCACCGGCGCGCGCGCCGTGGCCTATGGCGATCCGACCACGGCCTACGGCGGCGGCATCGAGCTGCGCTTCATGCCGAGCAATGCCGATATCCAGGAAGGCGACCTGCTCACCACCAGTGGCGTGGACGGCGTATACCCGCCGGGCCTGCCGATTGCGCGCATCATCAAGATCGAGCGCCGTGCCGATTCGCCGTTCTCTCGCGTGTACTGCGAGCCGCTGGCGCAGATGTACGGCACGCAGTTCGTGATGGTGATCGACCCGCTGCCCGAAGACGCACTGCCGCCGCGCCCCACGCCAGATGTGAAGAAGCAGGAAGGCCCGTCCTCCACCCCCCGAAAGGGCAAGCGCGGATGAAGCGCCATCACCACCACCAGCCAGGAGCGCCACGATGATCATGCCGCGTGGGCAGCCGCTGCTGCTTCCTGTCAACCCCTGGTTCATTGCGCTTTCCATTCTGCTGGCGCTGATGATCAACCTGCTGCCGCTGGGCCGCGGCATATGGATGCCCGATGTGCTGCTGCTGGTACTGGTGTTTTGGGGCGTGCACGAGCCGCGCAAGGTGGGCATGGCCTGGGCGTTTGTATTGGGTCTGTGCATGGACGTGCACCAGTCGTCGCTGCTGGGCCAGCATGCGCTGATCTATTCGGCCGTGATGTATGGCGTGGCCATGCTGCGCCGGCGTATTACCTGGCTGAGCGTGCTGGCGCAGGCGGTGCAGGTGCTGCCCCTTTTCATGGCGGCCGATGTGGTGCAGATGCTGATGCGCATGCTGCTGCGTGGCGGTTTTCCGGGGTGGGGCTTCATCACGCCGGGCCTGTGGTGTGTGCTGTTGTGGCCGGTGGTGAGCTGGCTGCTGCTGCTGCCCCAGCGCCAGCCGCCCAGCGATGACGAAAACCGACCGCTCTAGTGCCGTATAGCGCAGCCCTTGCCCGATGACCGAAATCCACAATTCCGAACGCGACCTCAGCCAGTTCAAGCTGCGGGTGGTGGTGATCGGCCTGGTGGTGCTGCTGTGCTTTTCGCTCCTCGTCACGCGCCTGTATGTGCTGCAGGTGGAGCGCCACGATGACCTGCTGGCCCAGGCCGAGAGCAACCGCACGGCGGTGGTGCCCATCGTGCCCAACCGGGGGCAGATCTACGACCG contains:
- the mreD gene encoding rod shape-determining protein MreD, translated to MIMPRGQPLLLPVNPWFIALSILLALMINLLPLGRGIWMPDVLLLVLVFWGVHEPRKVGMAWAFVLGLCMDVHQSSLLGQHALIYSAVMYGVAMLRRRITWLSVLAQAVQVLPLFMAADVVQMLMRMLLRGGFPGWGFITPGLWCVLLWPVVSWLLLLPQRQPPSDDENRPL